The Candidatus Binataceae bacterium genome has a window encoding:
- a CDS encoding acyl-CoA dehydrogenase family protein: protein MSYMTDERKLIQSTAREFAMNEVLPVANKLDPEQGDIPMELRDKMAELGYFGILIPEEYGGLGLGVFEYALVTEELARAWMSVASIIARGNSLWGGVTEEDKRRYFPKIARGEWLGAFSLSEPDAGSDLANVSCRATREGDQWVINGSKTWCTFADGADYIVLFARTSPSPDPKRRHVGISQFLIPKERGSFPPGISGAPIRKIGYFGWKTWELHFDNFRLPASALLGQEGRGFYAMMSGLETARVHTAARAIGLARGALEDSLDYVKRRAQFGRPIGEFQVIRFKLAEMAANIEAARQLMYFVATEVDSKRRCDKEASMVKWFASEMAERVTSEALQIHGGYGYTKDFAIERYWRDARLTKIFEGTSQIQLRVISDRLLGPLE from the coding sequence ATGAGCTACATGACCGACGAACGCAAGCTGATTCAGAGCACCGCGCGGGAGTTCGCGATGAACGAGGTCCTGCCGGTCGCCAACAAGCTCGATCCCGAGCAGGGCGACATCCCGATGGAGTTGCGGGACAAGATGGCCGAGCTCGGTTACTTCGGGATCCTGATTCCCGAGGAGTACGGCGGCCTGGGGCTCGGCGTGTTCGAGTACGCGCTGGTGACCGAGGAGCTTGCGCGGGCGTGGATGAGCGTGGCGAGCATCATCGCGCGGGGCAACTCGCTGTGGGGCGGCGTGACCGAGGAGGACAAGCGGCGCTACTTTCCGAAGATTGCACGCGGGGAGTGGTTGGGCGCCTTCTCGCTCTCCGAGCCCGACGCCGGCTCCGACCTCGCCAACGTCTCGTGCCGGGCGACGCGCGAGGGCGATCAGTGGGTGATCAACGGGAGCAAGACCTGGTGCACGTTCGCCGACGGCGCCGATTATATTGTACTGTTTGCGCGTACCTCGCCGTCGCCCGATCCCAAGCGCCGCCACGTTGGGATCAGCCAGTTCCTCATCCCCAAGGAGCGCGGCAGCTTTCCGCCCGGAATCAGCGGCGCGCCGATCCGCAAGATCGGCTACTTCGGCTGGAAGACCTGGGAGCTGCACTTCGACAACTTCAGGCTCCCGGCCTCGGCGTTGCTCGGCCAGGAGGGGCGCGGCTTTTACGCGATGATGTCGGGGTTGGAGACCGCGCGTGTGCACACGGCGGCGCGCGCGATCGGACTTGCGCGCGGCGCGCTCGAAGATTCGCTGGACTACGTCAAGCGGCGCGCGCAGTTCGGCCGCCCGATTGGCGAATTCCAGGTGATCCGCTTCAAGCTCGCCGAGATGGCGGCCAATATTGAGGCCGCGCGCCAGCTGATGTACTTCGTCGCCACCGAGGTGGACAGCAAGCGGCGCTGCGACAAGGAGGCCTCGATGGTGAAGTGGTTCGCCTCCGAGATGGCCGAGCGTGTGACGAGCGAGGCCCTTCAGATCCACGGCGGCTACGGCTACACCAAAGACTTCGCGATCGAGCGCTACTGGCGCGATGCGCGGCTGACCAAGATTTTCGAAGGCACCTCGCAGATCCAGTTGCGGGTGATCTCGGACCGGTTGCTGGGGCCGCTGGAATAA
- a CDS encoding MaoC family dehydratase yields MHNLTARDNYFEDFDVGDVYEHARGKTVGEIDNVLITNLVLNTAQGHFNEHMMASGPIGHRITFGGVTASLVIGLAMQDTGEQAVAELGLDKIRFRTPVLHGDTLYAFSEVVDKRDFDARAAGRPDLAHYHPGEVGEVRFRHWGVNERGQVVFEGERRVLLKRRSFVPRAAKPPAAAARAHKSAARARKRRSAAGARVAAKKGAAARRRRR; encoded by the coding sequence GTGCATAACCTTACCGCGCGCGACAATTACTTCGAGGATTTCGACGTCGGCGATGTCTACGAGCACGCGCGCGGCAAGACCGTCGGCGAGATCGACAACGTGCTGATCACCAATTTGGTGCTTAACACCGCGCAGGGCCATTTCAACGAGCACATGATGGCTTCCGGGCCGATCGGCCATCGCATCACCTTCGGCGGTGTCACCGCTTCGCTGGTGATCGGGCTGGCGATGCAGGACACGGGTGAGCAGGCGGTGGCCGAGCTGGGACTGGACAAGATCCGCTTTCGCACCCCGGTCCTGCATGGCGACACGCTCTACGCGTTTTCGGAAGTCGTCGACAAGCGCGACTTCGACGCGCGTGCGGCGGGCCGCCCCGATCTTGCGCACTACCATCCGGGCGAGGTCGGCGAAGTGCGCTTCCGCCATTGGGGCGTCAATGAGCGCGGGCAGGTGGTTTTTGAAGGCGAGCGGCGCGTGCTGCTCAAGCGCCGCTCGTTCGTGCCGCGGGCAGCGAAGCCGCCGGCGGCGGCAGCGCGCGCGCACAAGAGCGCGGCGCGGGCGCGCAAAAGGCGGTCGGCGGCGGGCGCGCGCGTGGCGGCGAAAAAAGGCGCCGCCGCGCGGCGGCGGCGCAGGTAG
- a CDS encoding MaoC family dehydratase has translation MSEELRARAKKWPKGNHYEDFEIGRVYHHHWGRTLNDGDNSLFSTLTMSFNPLYFNADYARAHGHDGVVLNPMLVFLTVFGLSVEDLSEAGGLFLGVDELRFHRSVYPGETLTARSTVLEKRESSSRRDSGIVTWHTEGFDRRGELVIDFRRTNLVTKRTAQP, from the coding sequence ATGAGTGAAGAACTGCGCGCGCGGGCCAAAAAATGGCCCAAGGGAAACCATTACGAGGATTTCGAGATCGGCCGCGTCTATCACCATCATTGGGGCCGTACGCTCAACGACGGCGACAACAGCCTGTTCTCGACCCTGACCATGAGCTTTAACCCGCTGTACTTCAACGCCGACTACGCGCGGGCGCACGGCCACGACGGGGTGGTGCTCAATCCGATGCTGGTGTTCCTGACCGTCTTCGGGCTCTCAGTCGAGGACCTCAGCGAGGCCGGCGGACTTTTCCTGGGCGTGGACGAGCTCAGGTTCCATCGCTCAGTTTATCCCGGCGAGACGCTGACCGCGCGCTCGACCGTGCTCGAGAAGCGCGAGTCGAGCAGCCGGCGCGACAGCGGCATCGTCACCTGGCATACCGAGGGCTTCGACCGCCGCGGCGAGCTCGTGATCGATTTTCGCCGCACCAACCTGGTGACCAAGAGGACTGCCCAGCCATGA
- a CDS encoding CoA ester lyase, which yields MRLRRSELSTPGSNERMIERAAKSSADLVFLDLEDSVAPSEKVAARAKVIAALNNLDWGRKTRAVRINNVETEYAYQDVIELAEKAGDKLDVIIIPKVKTPRDLWFVDTLLSGIEMRLKRKKRIALEVLIEEVQALINVEEIARCTPRLEAIIFGPGDFSASQGVRFPAKGAPGYPGDMWHYARNKIVVAARAAGIDAIDGPFADFHDPEGYRREATWASILGFVGKWAIHPSQIDLANEVYSPTREEVERARKLAAAYAQAEAEGLGAVTYEGVMIDVASVRIIRNIIERADLIGM from the coding sequence ATGCGACTACGCAGGTCGGAACTCTCCACCCCGGGCAGCAACGAGCGCATGATCGAGCGCGCCGCCAAAAGCAGCGCCGACCTGGTCTTCCTCGACCTCGAAGATTCGGTCGCGCCCAGCGAAAAAGTCGCCGCGCGCGCGAAGGTCATCGCCGCGCTCAACAATCTCGACTGGGGCAGGAAGACCCGCGCCGTGCGGATCAACAACGTCGAGACCGAATACGCCTACCAGGACGTGATCGAGCTGGCCGAGAAGGCGGGCGACAAGCTCGACGTGATCATCATTCCCAAGGTCAAGACGCCACGCGATTTGTGGTTTGTCGATACCCTGCTCTCCGGGATCGAGATGCGGCTTAAGCGCAAGAAGCGGATCGCGCTCGAAGTCCTGATCGAGGAGGTGCAGGCGCTGATCAACGTCGAGGAGATCGCGCGCTGCACGCCGCGGCTGGAGGCGATAATTTTCGGCCCCGGCGACTTCAGCGCCTCGCAGGGCGTGCGCTTCCCGGCCAAGGGCGCACCCGGCTACCCGGGCGACATGTGGCACTACGCGCGCAACAAGATAGTGGTCGCCGCGCGCGCCGCCGGCATCGACGCCATTGACGGCCCCTTCGCCGATTTTCACGATCCCGAGGGCTACCGGCGCGAGGCGACTTGGGCGTCGATCCTCGGCTTCGTCGGTAAATGGGCGATCCATCCAAGCCAGATCGACCTCGCCAACGAGGTTTATTCACCGACCAGGGAAGAGGTGGAGCGCGCGCGCAAGCTCGCCGCCGCCTACGCCCAGGCCGAGGCCGAGGGGCTCGGCGCGGTGACCTACGAAGGCGTAATGATCGATGTCGCCTC